One Chordicoccus furentiruminis DNA window includes the following coding sequences:
- the purB gene encoding adenylosuccinate lyase — translation MSSDRYVSPLSERYASPEMQEVFSPDRKFRTWRKLWIALAETEKELGLPITDEQVAELKSHADDINYEDAKRREKEVRHDVMSHVYAYGLQCPKAKGIIHLGATSCYVGDNTDIILMRDALDIIRRKLINVIAELARFADRYKDLPTLAFTHFQPAQPTTVGKRATLWINEFMMDLEDLDYVRGSLKLLGCKGTTGTQASFLELFAGDQGKCDRLDPMIAEKMGFSACYPVSGQTYSRKVDTRVLNVLAGIGASATKFSNDIRLLQHLKEVEEPFEKNQIGSSAMAYKRNPMRSERIASLSRYLIADAVNPAVTSSVQWFERTLDDSANKRLSVPEGFLACDGVLDLVANVVDGLVVYPKVIRKHLMAELPFMATENIMMDAVKAGGDRQELHERIRELSMQAGRAVKEEGRDNPLLELIAADPMFHLTLADLEKSMDPAKYIGRAPYQTARYLAETVQPVLDANRDALGWKAEIDV, via the coding sequence ATGAGCAGTGACAGATATGTAAGTCCGCTTTCGGAACGCTACGCGAGCCCGGAGATGCAGGAAGTGTTCTCGCCGGACAGAAAGTTCCGGACCTGGAGAAAACTCTGGATCGCGCTGGCCGAGACGGAGAAGGAACTGGGGCTTCCGATCACCGATGAGCAGGTCGCGGAACTGAAAAGCCACGCGGACGACATCAACTATGAGGACGCGAAACGCCGGGAGAAGGAAGTGCGTCACGATGTGATGTCCCATGTTTACGCCTACGGGCTGCAGTGCCCGAAGGCGAAGGGAATCATCCATCTCGGCGCCACATCCTGCTACGTCGGGGACAACACCGACATCATCCTGATGCGCGACGCGCTGGACATCATCCGGCGGAAGCTGATCAACGTGATTGCCGAGCTGGCACGCTTCGCGGACCGCTACAAGGATCTTCCGACGCTGGCGTTCACGCATTTTCAGCCGGCCCAGCCTACGACCGTAGGCAAGCGGGCGACGCTGTGGATCAATGAGTTCATGATGGATCTGGAGGATCTGGACTACGTCCGCGGTTCGCTGAAGCTTCTGGGCTGCAAGGGGACCACCGGCACGCAGGCCTCCTTCCTCGAGCTGTTTGCGGGAGATCAGGGAAAATGCGACCGTCTTGATCCGATGATTGCGGAGAAGATGGGCTTTTCCGCCTGTTATCCGGTGTCCGGCCAGACCTATTCCCGCAAGGTGGATACCCGTGTGCTGAACGTTCTTGCCGGCATCGGCGCCAGCGCCACGAAGTTCTCCAATGACATCCGCCTGCTTCAGCATCTGAAAGAGGTGGAGGAGCCCTTCGAGAAGAATCAGATCGGCTCGTCGGCGATGGCCTACAAGCGCAACCCGATGCGTTCCGAGCGGATCGCCTCTCTGTCCCGCTACCTGATAGCGGACGCGGTGAATCCGGCGGTCACCTCCTCGGTACAGTGGTTCGAGCGGACGCTGGATGATTCCGCCAACAAGCGGCTTTCCGTGCCGGAGGGCTTCCTCGCCTGCGACGGTGTGCTGGATCTTGTGGCGAACGTGGTGGACGGCCTGGTGGTCTACCCGAAGGTCATCCGGAAACACCTGATGGCCGAGCTGCCGTTTATGGCGACCGAAAACATCATGATGGACGCAGTGAAGGCGGGAGGAGACCGTCAGGAGCTCCATGAGCGGATCCGTGAGCTCAGCATGCAGGCCGGCCGTGCGGTGAAGGAGGAAGGCCGGGACAATCCGCTGCTGGAGCTGATCGCGGCGGATCCGATGTTCCATCTTACGCTCGCCGATCTCGAGAAATCCATGGATCCGGCGAAGTATATCGGGCGCGCGCCGTATCAGACGGCCCGCTATCTTGCCGAGACGGTTCAGCCCGTGCTGGACGCGAACCGGGACGCGCTCGGCTGGAAAGCGGAGATTGACGTCTGA
- the rplT gene encoding 50S ribosomal protein L20, translating to MARIKGGLNAKKKHNRVLKLAKGYYGARSKQYRVAKQSVMRALASAYAGRKQRKRDFRKLWIARINAAARLNGMNYSNFMHGLKAANVDINRKVLADIAVNDPEGFKTLAETAKAALA from the coding sequence ATGGCGAGAATTAAAGGCGGCTTAAATGCCAAAAAGAAGCATAACCGGGTACTGAAGCTGGCAAAGGGCTATTACGGTGCCCGTTCCAAGCAGTACAGAGTAGCGAAGCAGTCCGTGATGCGTGCGCTGGCCAGCGCGTATGCGGGCCGCAAGCAGAGAAAGAGAGATTTCAGAAAGCTCTGGATCGCGCGTATCAACGCGGCGGCGAGACTGAACGGGATGAACTACAGCAATTTCATGCATGGTCTGAAGGCGGCGAACGTCGACATCAACCGCAAGGTGCTGGCTGACATCGCCGTGAATGATCCGGAGGGCTTCAAGACCCTCGCGGAGACCGCGAAGGCGGCACTGGCGTAA
- a CDS encoding acyltransferase, whose protein sequence is MESERKSFLDLARVTAMMMVILVHTCSGVRDVMPDQMTAMQIRVYDFLKGIGASGVPVFVMISGSLFLEKKRRISVKQLLCRYIRRLVLALALFGTLFAFMEIVMVSRTVTLAGLGQAFVNMLTGRSWAHLWYLYMFIGLYLILPLLKAFADQADRNTYRYILIVLLLFNSVLPAVRAYTGFDFGVYIPISLIYVFYFLLGHYLEAYCTGSEKLKRMAAAGLTVCFLLLAAGMLSGWNLITGYDSPLTVGMSVSIFYLIAACAKGEYRFCGRCRKYIFGVYLMHTVFLNLCYKVLHLTPLMAGGYVLIPVFMILTFVITLAVVRVLYRIPFLGKYVL, encoded by the coding sequence ATGGAATCGGAAAGAAAGTCCTTTCTTGACCTGGCGAGAGTGACTGCAATGATGATGGTCATTCTCGTGCATACCTGTTCCGGCGTACGGGATGTGATGCCGGATCAGATGACCGCGATGCAGATCAGAGTTTATGATTTTCTGAAAGGGATCGGAGCATCCGGAGTGCCGGTTTTCGTCATGATCAGCGGAAGCCTTTTCCTGGAAAAGAAGAGACGGATCAGCGTAAAACAGCTTCTTTGCAGGTATATCCGGAGACTGGTGCTGGCACTGGCGCTGTTCGGAACGCTGTTCGCTTTCATGGAAATCGTCATGGTCAGCCGGACGGTCACCCTGGCAGGTCTGGGACAGGCCTTCGTCAATATGCTGACGGGCCGTTCCTGGGCGCATCTCTGGTATCTCTATATGTTTATCGGGCTGTACCTGATCCTTCCGCTGCTGAAAGCTTTTGCGGATCAGGCAGACCGGAATACGTATCGTTATATTCTGATCGTGCTGCTGCTGTTCAATTCCGTTCTCCCGGCTGTCCGCGCTTATACCGGGTTTGACTTTGGCGTATACATACCGATTTCTCTGATCTATGTGTTTTATTTCCTGCTGGGACACTATCTTGAGGCTTACTGTACAGGCAGTGAAAAACTGAAAAGAATGGCGGCTGCGGGATTGACCGTATGCTTTCTCCTTCTTGCCGCCGGCATGCTGTCCGGATGGAATCTGATTACCGGATATGATTCTCCGCTGACTGTGGGCATGAGTGTTTCCATATTTTATCTCATTGCGGCATGTGCAAAAGGAGAGTACCGGTTCTGCGGAAGGTGCAGAAAATATATATTCGGTGTTTATCTGATGCATACGGTATTTCTGAATCTCTGCTATAAGGTGCTGCATCTCACCCCGCTTATGGCCGGAGGCTATGTTCTGATTCCGGTATTCATGATCCTGACCTTTGTGATCACCCTTGCAGTTGTCCGGGTTTTATACCGCATTCCTTTTCTCGGAAAATATGTGTTATAA
- a CDS encoding replication-associated recombination protein A, with protein MDLFDYMNQKNGEKESPLASRMRPRTLDEVVGQQHIIGKGRLLYRAIKADRLTSVIFYGPPGTGKTTLAKVIAHTTHAEFRQLNATTSGKKDMEEVVEGAKRSMGGYGKRTILFIDEIHRFNKAQQDYLLPFVEDGTVTLIGATTENPYFEVNAALLSRSTVFELKPLSKEDIGTLLDRAMKDPDRGLGSYRAVLTPEARSFLSDMAGGDARTALNAIELAVMTTDRRQDGTVVIDLTTAEDCIQRRAVHYDKNGDQHYDTISAFIKSMRGSDPDAAVYYLAKMLEAGEDIRFIARRIMICASEDVGNADPMAMVVAASAAQEVERIGLPESQLILSQAAIYVACAPKSNACTEAVFAARRSVREVKTTVPVHLQDAHYAGHDSLGHGIGYLYAHDFPNHYVRQQYLPDEIRDAVFYEPTEMGYEAKIRTRLAFLKEHADEKKPV; from the coding sequence ATGGATCTCTTCGATTATATGAATCAGAAGAACGGCGAGAAGGAATCGCCGCTCGCGAGCCGGATGCGACCTCGAACGCTGGATGAGGTGGTCGGGCAGCAGCATATCATCGGGAAAGGGCGGCTGCTTTACCGGGCGATCAAGGCGGACCGGCTCACCTCGGTGATTTTCTATGGACCGCCGGGAACAGGAAAGACAACGCTTGCAAAAGTGATTGCGCATACCACGCATGCGGAGTTCCGTCAGCTCAACGCGACGACATCGGGAAAAAAGGATATGGAAGAGGTGGTCGAAGGCGCGAAACGTTCGATGGGAGGCTACGGAAAACGCACGATCCTTTTTATCGATGAGATTCACCGCTTCAACAAAGCCCAGCAGGACTATCTTCTGCCGTTTGTCGAGGACGGTACCGTGACGCTGATCGGGGCGACGACGGAAAACCCGTACTTCGAGGTCAACGCGGCGCTGCTGTCGCGTTCCACGGTTTTCGAGCTGAAGCCGCTGTCAAAGGAGGATATCGGGACGCTGCTGGATCGGGCGATGAAAGATCCGGACCGGGGACTGGGCAGCTACCGGGCGGTCCTCACGCCGGAGGCCCGGTCTTTTCTGTCTGATATGGCCGGCGGTGATGCGCGGACCGCACTCAATGCCATCGAGCTGGCGGTGATGACGACGGACAGAAGGCAGGACGGAACCGTGGTGATTGATCTTACGACCGCTGAAGACTGCATTCAGAGACGGGCCGTGCACTATGACAAGAACGGAGATCAGCATTATGATACGATATCCGCCTTCATCAAGAGCATGCGCGGCTCGGATCCCGACGCGGCTGTCTACTATCTCGCGAAGATGCTGGAGGCGGGCGAGGACATCCGCTTCATCGCCAGGCGGATCATGATCTGCGCCTCCGAGGATGTCGGAAACGCCGATCCGATGGCGATGGTGGTCGCGGCGAGCGCGGCGCAGGAGGTTGAGCGGATCGGCCTGCCCGAGTCCCAGCTGATTCTCTCGCAGGCCGCGATCTATGTCGCCTGCGCGCCGAAGAGCAACGCCTGCACAGAGGCCGTCTTTGCGGCGAGGCGTTCGGTGAGGGAAGTGAAGACGACTGTACCCGTTCATCTCCAGGACGCCCATTACGCCGGGCATGATTCGCTTGGTCACGGCATCGGCTATCTGTACGCTCATGATTTTCCGAATCACTACGTGCGGCAGCAGTACCTGCCGGACGAAATCCGGGACGCCGTCTTTTATGAGCCGACGGAGATGGGATATGAGGCGAAGATACGGACGCGCCTTGCGTTTCTGAAAGAGCACGCGGATGAAAAGAAGCCGGTCTGA
- a CDS encoding SEC-C metal-binding domain-containing protein, whose product MANETLAQMEEELKADENTLLGKWRAKAYNQQADRQWLKRFWNDYFEIEKNIYRLLLSSPDEEVKGTVKELADRYKVSVEVMVGFLDGINDSLKEANPIETMDENTEVSLAFDKEKLYKNMVDAKADWLYNLPEWDGIFTKEEQHRLYLEQKKSGTIVKPKKIGRNDPCPCGSGKKYKYCCGRNK is encoded by the coding sequence ATGGCGAACGAAACACTTGCGCAGATGGAAGAGGAGCTTAAAGCGGACGAGAATACGCTGCTCGGAAAATGGAGAGCCAAGGCCTATAACCAGCAGGCGGACCGGCAGTGGCTGAAGCGCTTCTGGAACGATTACTTCGAAATCGAGAAGAATATTTACCGCCTCCTTCTCTCATCCCCGGATGAGGAGGTGAAGGGAACGGTGAAGGAGCTGGCAGACCGCTACAAGGTTTCCGTCGAGGTGATGGTCGGTTTTCTGGACGGCATCAACGATTCGCTGAAGGAAGCCAATCCGATCGAGACGATGGACGAGAACACGGAGGTTTCGCTGGCGTTCGACAAGGAGAAGCTGTATAAGAACATGGTGGACGCGAAGGCCGACTGGCTCTATAATCTGCCGGAGTGGGACGGAATCTTCACGAAGGAAGAGCAGCACCGACTTTATCTCGAGCAGAAGAAGTCAGGGACTATCGTGAAACCGAAGAAAATCGGCCGCAACGATCCCTGTCCCTGCGGAAGCGGAAAGAAATACAAGTACTGCTGCGGCCGGAACAAGTAA
- the rpmI gene encoding 50S ribosomal protein L35, producing the protein MPKMKTKRAAAKRFHATGSGKLKRMKAYKSHILTKKDRKTKRNLRHATITDPTNAKVMKKILPYF; encoded by the coding sequence ATGCCGAAGATGAAGACAAAGAGAGCCGCTGCGAAGCGTTTCCACGCAACCGGAAGCGGTAAGCTCAAGAGAATGAAAGCTTATAAGAGCCATATCTTAACCAAGAAGGACCGCAAGACGAAGCGCAACCTGCGTCATGCGACGATCACGGATCCGACGAACGCTAAGGTCATGAAGAAAATTTTACCGTATTTCTGA
- the purF gene encoding amidophosphoribosyltransferase, protein MRELREACGVFGIYDLSGRKDVARTIYYGLLALQHRGQESCGIAVSDTEGPKGKVRAHKGMGLVNENFRPEDLDALYGDIGVGHVRYSTAGASTRENAQPLVLSYIKGTLALAHNGNLINALDLREELEYNGCIFQTTIDSEVIAYHIARERVRSASVEEAVGKAADKLKGAYSLIVMSPRKLIGMRDPDGFKPLVLGRRDNAWILASETCALDTIGAEFVRDVEPGEIVTITKDGVRSDRSRVRPAARQAHCSFEYIYFARPDSHIDGISVYQSRIRAGRFLAQDAPIDADVVCGVPESGNAAALGYSLESGIPFGQAFYKNSYVGRTFISPKQSAREQGVQVKLNALSEAVAGKRVILVDDSIVRGTTSDRIIRMLRDHGAKEVHMLVSSPPFLWPCYFGTDIPERHQLIAYNRSVEEICSIIGADSLHYLRTERLPQLVDGRVHLCEGCFTGVYPMKTPEINIHDALE, encoded by the coding sequence ATGAGAGAACTTCGCGAAGCATGCGGTGTATTCGGAATCTATGACCTGTCGGGCCGCAAGGATGTGGCCCGGACGATCTACTACGGACTGCTCGCCCTGCAGCATCGCGGCCAGGAGAGCTGCGGCATCGCGGTGAGCGACACGGAGGGCCCTAAGGGCAAGGTCCGCGCGCACAAGGGGATGGGGCTGGTCAATGAGAACTTCCGTCCGGAGGATCTGGACGCGCTGTACGGCGACATCGGCGTAGGCCATGTCCGCTACTCGACGGCAGGAGCCAGTACGCGGGAGAACGCCCAGCCCCTCGTTCTCAGCTATATCAAGGGAACGCTCGCGCTGGCCCACAACGGGAACCTGATCAACGCGCTGGACCTGAGGGAGGAACTGGAATACAACGGCTGCATTTTCCAGACAACGATCGATTCGGAGGTGATCGCGTATCATATCGCGCGGGAACGGGTCCGTTCCGCGTCCGTCGAGGAGGCAGTGGGGAAGGCGGCTGACAAGCTGAAGGGAGCCTATTCTCTGATCGTCATGTCTCCGAGAAAGCTGATCGGTATGCGCGATCCGGACGGCTTCAAGCCTCTTGTGCTCGGCCGCCGCGATAACGCGTGGATCCTCGCCTCCGAGACGTGCGCGCTCGACACGATCGGGGCAGAGTTCGTCCGGGACGTGGAGCCGGGTGAGATCGTCACCATCACGAAGGACGGCGTCCGTTCCGACCGGAGCCGTGTGAGGCCGGCGGCGCGTCAGGCGCACTGCAGCTTCGAGTACATCTATTTTGCGCGGCCCGACAGCCACATCGACGGAATTTCCGTGTACCAGTCCAGAATCCGCGCGGGGCGGTTTCTGGCCCAGGACGCGCCGATCGACGCGGATGTCGTCTGCGGCGTTCCCGAATCGGGGAATGCAGCCGCCCTCGGCTACTCGCTGGAATCCGGCATTCCCTTCGGGCAGGCGTTTTACAAGAACAGCTATGTGGGCCGGACCTTCATCTCGCCAAAGCAGAGCGCACGGGAGCAGGGGGTTCAGGTGAAGCTGAATGCGCTTTCCGAAGCGGTCGCCGGGAAACGGGTGATTCTGGTGGATGACTCCATCGTCCGCGGTACGACCTCGGACCGGATCATCCGGATGCTCCGCGACCACGGGGCGAAGGAGGTGCATATGCTGGTTTCCTCCCCGCCGTTCCTCTGGCCCTGCTATTTCGGAACGGACATTCCGGAGAGACATCAGCTGATCGCCTACAACCGGTCGGTGGAGGAGATCTGCAGCATCATCGGAGCGGATTCCCTCCACTATCTGAGAACCGAGCGTCTGCCCCAGCTGGTGGACGGGCGCGTGCATCTGTGCGAGGGATGCTTCACCGGCGTCTACCCGATGAAGACACCGGAGATCAATATACACGACGCGCTGGAATAA
- the infC gene encoding translation initiation factor IF-3 encodes MINEQIRDREIRLIGENGEQLGIMSAREAQAKADAVGLDLVKIAPKAQPPVCKIIDYSKFRYEQSRKEKEARKKQRIVEIKEIRMSPNIDTNDLNTKVGAARKFLEKGNKVKVSIRFRGREMAHTQASRPMMDDFAAKLSDIAVVDKPPKMEGRFMTMFLSEKK; translated from the coding sequence ATGATTAACGAGCAGATTCGTGATCGCGAGATCCGTCTGATCGGAGAGAACGGTGAACAGCTGGGCATCATGTCCGCGCGTGAAGCCCAGGCAAAGGCTGATGCGGTGGGACTTGATCTGGTGAAGATCGCGCCGAAGGCGCAGCCGCCAGTCTGCAAGATTATCGATTACAGCAAGTTTCGTTATGAGCAGTCCCGTAAGGAGAAGGAAGCGCGCAAGAAACAGAGGATCGTGGAGATCAAGGAGATCCGTATGTCTCCGAACATCGACACCAACGACCTGAACACAAAGGTCGGTGCCGCGCGCAAGTTTCTCGAGAAGGGCAACAAGGTCAAGGTGAGCATCCGCTTCCGTGGCCGGGAGATGGCCCATACGCAGGCCTCCCGCCCGATGATGGATGACTTCGCCGCCAAGCTTTCCGACATCGCTGTTGTAGACAAACCGCCGAAGATGGAAGGCAGATTCATGACCATGTTCCTGTCAGAGAAAAAATAA
- a CDS encoding HAD family hydrolase — MNKSNRTWKRALALGGAVILGSMYVLTLVFALMKSDLAQALFRGALALTFIVPVLLYMILMMAKVLKPKKSEVIDAVIFDIGKVLTDFPWDTYTGGQNLSPEAEKVIREKVVPSELWRDFDLNDRPYEDIVNSFVALDPRFEKEIRQVVETEDQIVKPFWYTADLIRELKRKGYRVYYLSNWAKEWYDNLKDSSLAFIKKMDGGLFSFEVHKAKPDPMIYRMLTDRYGLDPGRCLFIDDAPENVEAAKACGMAAIHFTSYSDMLEKLRSVGVEL, encoded by the coding sequence ATGAACAAGAGCAACCGGACGTGGAAGAGAGCGCTCGCGCTGGGCGGCGCGGTGATTCTCGGATCGATGTATGTGCTGACGCTCGTCTTTGCCCTCATGAAAAGCGATCTGGCGCAGGCACTCTTCAGGGGGGCTCTGGCGCTCACGTTTATCGTTCCCGTTCTGCTTTATATGATTCTGATGATGGCGAAGGTGCTGAAACCGAAAAAGTCCGAGGTGATCGACGCGGTCATCTTCGATATCGGCAAGGTGCTGACGGATTTTCCGTGGGACACTTATACCGGCGGCCAGAACCTCAGTCCGGAAGCCGAGAAGGTGATCCGCGAGAAGGTCGTGCCGTCGGAGCTTTGGCGCGACTTTGATCTCAACGACCGTCCCTATGAGGACATCGTGAATTCCTTTGTGGCGCTGGATCCCCGTTTTGAGAAGGAAATCCGCCAGGTGGTCGAGACGGAGGATCAGATCGTGAAGCCGTTCTGGTACACAGCGGATCTGATCCGTGAGCTGAAGCGGAAAGGCTACCGCGTCTATTACCTCTCCAACTGGGCGAAGGAGTGGTACGACAACCTGAAGGACAGTTCGCTGGCTTTCATAAAGAAAATGGACGGCGGACTGTTTTCCTTCGAGGTTCACAAGGCGAAGCCCGATCCGATGATTTACCGGATGCTGACGGACCGTTATGGTCTGGATCCGGGCCGCTGCCTCTTCATCGACGACGCGCCGGAGAATGTGGAGGCCGCGAAAGCGTGCGGGATGGCGGCCATCCATTTCACATCCTACAGCGATATGCTGGAGAAGCTTCGCTCGGTCGGGGTTGAACTGTAA
- a CDS encoding adenylosuccinate synthase yields MVTAVVGANWGDEGKGKITDMLADQADIVIRFQGGANAGHTIRNGYGKFALHTLPSGVFHPEVVNIIGNGVALSVDKIAEELKEIESRGVPAPRLMISDRAQIVMSYHVLFDTLEEARLAGKSFGSTKSGIAPFYSDKFAKIGIQVSELADMDTLREKVEGILVKKNIMLKYLYHHDELKTDDIMAELVRYREILKPYLADTTAYLSRAMKEGKTALLEGQLGTMKDPDHGIYPMVTSSSTLAGYGAVGAGVAPYEIRRIVAVTKAYSSAVGAGEFVSEIFGDEAETLRKRGGDGGEYGATTGRPRRVGFYDTVASAYGCRLQGATDVALTVLDVLGYLDEIPVCVAYDIDGRVTTDFPTTTELKRAKPVWEKLPGWKCDIRGIRRYEDLPENCRKYVEFIEEKIGHPITMVSNGPAREDIIYRNR; encoded by the coding sequence ATGGTTACAGCAGTAGTCGGTGCGAACTGGGGCGATGAAGGGAAAGGCAAAATCACGGATATGCTCGCCGATCAGGCGGATATCGTGATCCGCTTCCAGGGGGGAGCCAATGCAGGCCACACAATCAGGAACGGGTACGGCAAGTTCGCGCTTCATACGCTGCCGTCCGGCGTCTTTCATCCGGAGGTCGTCAATATCATCGGCAACGGCGTGGCGCTGAGCGTGGATAAGATCGCGGAGGAGCTGAAGGAGATCGAGTCCCGTGGTGTTCCGGCCCCGCGGCTGATGATTTCCGACCGCGCGCAGATCGTGATGTCCTATCATGTGCTCTTTGATACGCTGGAAGAGGCGCGGCTTGCCGGAAAGTCTTTCGGGTCCACGAAGTCAGGCATCGCGCCCTTCTACAGTGACAAGTTCGCAAAAATCGGGATTCAGGTCAGTGAGCTGGCGGACATGGATACGCTCCGCGAGAAGGTGGAGGGCATTCTGGTCAAGAAGAATATCATGCTGAAATATCTCTATCATCATGATGAGCTGAAGACCGACGACATTATGGCCGAGCTGGTTCGCTACAGGGAAATTCTGAAGCCGTATCTGGCGGATACGACGGCTTATCTTTCGAGGGCGATGAAGGAAGGCAAGACCGCTCTGCTTGAGGGACAGCTGGGAACCATGAAGGATCCGGACCACGGAATCTATCCGATGGTTACCTCGAGCTCCACGCTGGCAGGCTACGGCGCCGTGGGCGCCGGCGTGGCTCCGTATGAGATCAGGAGGATCGTGGCGGTGACCAAGGCATACTCCAGCGCCGTGGGCGCCGGTGAGTTTGTCTCCGAGATCTTCGGTGATGAGGCAGAGACACTTCGGAAACGGGGCGGTGACGGCGGAGAGTACGGCGCGACGACCGGACGCCCGAGAAGGGTCGGCTTCTATGACACCGTGGCTTCCGCCTACGGCTGCCGTCTGCAGGGTGCGACGGATGTGGCGCTGACCGTGCTGGATGTACTCGGCTATCTCGACGAAATCCCGGTCTGTGTGGCCTACGACATCGACGGCCGTGTCACGACGGATTTCCCGACTACGACTGAACTGAAGAGGGCGAAGCCGGTCTGGGAGAAACTCCCCGGCTGGAAGTGCGATATCCGGGGCATCCGCCGCTACGAGGATCTTCCGGAAAACTGCCGGAAGTATGTTGAATTCATCGAGGAAAAGATCGGCCACCCGATCACCATGGTTTCCAACGGTCCGGCGCGGGAGGATATCATCTACCGGAACCGCTGA
- a CDS encoding GGDEF domain-containing protein yields the protein MLRRYGRRTDRFCRWGGDEFVGLLQLKHPQDIEGAALRFKAAAEKCEVRVHGRKIACQSAIGITVVRDGDTMKSLIDRADRYMYESKKIRGNQIVTDFNAGDIAK from the coding sequence ATGCTGCGCAGATATGGGCGCAGGACGGACCGTTTCTGCCGCTGGGGAGGTGATGAGTTTGTCGGCCTTCTGCAGCTGAAGCATCCGCAGGACATTGAAGGAGCGGCGCTCCGGTTTAAGGCAGCAGCTGAGAAATGTGAAGTCAGGGTGCACGGCAGGAAGATCGCCTGCCAGTCCGCCATCGGCATCACCGTTGTCCGGGACGGCGACACGATGAAATCACTGATTGATCGGGCGGACCGGTATATGTACGAGTCGAAAAAGATCCGTGGCAATCAGATTGTGACGGATTTCAATGCGGGAGATATTGCAAAATGA
- a CDS encoding IS110 family RNA-guided transposase encodes MKSTTQNAKIAAITEKTLIIGIDVGSETHFARAFDWRGYEFSRKPLEFSNTGEGFETFRAWIDELKEKHGMDKVMPGMEPTGHYWFNLGKFLQDHGMTPVHVNPHHVKKSKELDDNTPSKNDRKDPKVIAGLVKDGRYFRPYIPDGIYAEIRALSGLQVLAQSEITRLKNRIARWFSIYFPNYKDVYGNIGAVSGLMVLEAAPLPADIVKLGVDGVNRIWREAKLRGVGLKRAKTLVTAAEHSIGSRDAQEAARIELRILLADYKMQTAQEAELMALIEDKIRKVPYVDKLLEIRGVGLKTVTGFVAEVGDITRFDDPRQLQKLAGYAIVKNESGKHKGESHISYRGQKRLRYVLYEAAVSVVSHSAEFRSIYQYYTTREKNPLKKMQSMIAVACKLVRVFYLILKTGATYDAGKLMDDIRRPVAA; translated from the coding sequence ATGAAGTCTACCACACAAAACGCAAAGATTGCAGCTATCACCGAAAAAACTTTGATCATTGGCATTGATGTCGGAAGTGAAACGCACTTCGCAAGGGCTTTTGACTGGCGGGGATACGAATTCTCCAGAAAACCACTCGAGTTCAGCAACACCGGGGAAGGGTTCGAGACGTTCCGGGCCTGGATCGATGAGCTGAAGGAGAAACACGGGATGGACAAGGTCATGCCGGGCATGGAACCGACAGGCCATTACTGGTTCAATCTCGGGAAGTTCCTGCAGGATCATGGTATGACGCCGGTGCATGTGAACCCCCATCACGTCAAGAAGTCAAAGGAACTGGATGACAATACCCCATCCAAGAATGATCGCAAAGATCCGAAAGTGATCGCCGGTCTGGTAAAAGACGGAAGGTATTTCCGACCGTATATTCCAGATGGGATTTACGCAGAGATCCGGGCACTGTCAGGGCTGCAGGTACTTGCGCAGAGTGAGATCACAAGATTGAAGAACCGGATCGCCAGATGGTTCAGCATCTACTTCCCGAATTACAAAGACGTTTATGGGAACATTGGTGCGGTCAGCGGTCTTATGGTTCTGGAAGCAGCACCCCTGCCGGCAGATATCGTAAAGCTTGGCGTAGACGGTGTAAACCGGATCTGGAGAGAAGCAAAACTGAGAGGCGTCGGACTGAAGAGGGCAAAGACCCTGGTAACGGCGGCAGAACACAGTATCGGAAGTCGGGACGCACAGGAAGCGGCCAGGATCGAACTGCGGATCCTGCTTGCGGATTATAAGATGCAGACGGCACAGGAAGCAGAGCTGATGGCACTGATCGAGGACAAAATCAGAAAAGTTCCGTATGTTGACAAGCTTCTGGAGATCAGAGGTGTAGGCCTGAAGACGGTGACTGGATTTGTGGCGGAAGTCGGGGATATAACCCGTTTCGATGATCCCAGACAGCTCCAGAAGCTGGCCGGTTATGCCATTGTAAAGAATGAATCCGGCAAACATAAGGGAGAAAGCCACATCAGCTATCGAGGGCAGAAGCGGCTGAGATATGTGCTGTATGAGGCGGCGGTCAGCGTGGTAAGCCATAGCGCGGAATTCCGGTCGATCTACCAGTATTACACGACCAGGGAGAAGAATCCTTTGAAGAAGATGCAGTCGATGATTGCGGTCGCATGTAAGCTGGTCCGGGTGTTCTACCTGATTTTGAAAACGGGAGCCACCTATGACGCGGGGAAACTGATGGATGATATCCGGCGGCCTGTGGCAGCCTGA